From Mya arenaria isolate MELC-2E11 chromosome 12, ASM2691426v1, the proteins below share one genomic window:
- the LOC128212426 gene encoding lysine-specific demethylase 3A-like isoform X3, producing the protein MQDGYQYTSNTNYRPKYTAAQTGMWPQPSITLGTGKPKTEHPSPHHPAHPSPQHLATIQGDIQPEQKIKQEQQLETDGKIAEMMRRQEEMVHRKHKELMYQQEEFIKQQQQRYHRRGDEKPDIKHDVKPSVYPGHIQPKVEPGNVAGIKQEVGTASFSLYGYQPEKFSYISADQLQSYEHSKLGRSQSPKKGLSVPPPLIKDTKPHSSVIVENKRETVKSSSPHGGHYPPSHMSPHPQPKPAHTPERSMDRPRSSNSSPGSHGMSPALAHQHNLIRGDPSRQPTSRSQSPLRIASPQQLSAAVMQPMDYRCSPNVNKNRGSPGSNTSPHHSSSNSAAFSPAIAQPPVSLPHSVSYTYGLITQGLVPNPIYSTNSKNPAESQRTVSVTGTAQVPRAAQSPSFSPQGQTGGTKRKGQKEGATRKRQKGGDNQSQSSNNPLNLTVPNTTPQIVSNPSPYTTSSGNTPSSAMHVSQANPGTATTVTQVVNHRLGGLTGFMDSFKSFVENTVQNAFMSDPDLAKKDGQMKKPTPEQLKELEQQFVAQKGQPYKPKSSLERSSTPVTAQQANTSQEGAANLPHNASSSNLFLADTRPANGQVDTDSDTLSAPSPPPHLKQDGNNTTQNKPAAKHPNLKKAWLQRHSEDDKNVTKPGNPLLATPNSNPVMSDGSSGSPTGEDKDNVKTCYVNCSYISPSKDGGSKSPISSLQGAVPNGPTEGKETPPALPPAPTNDGESTTSASEAETTQNPDGGPNGRKRVKNKKEKAVNPKKAKLDQPTEEVSVNSTAIGKKKTNRRSKDAAKNKVTNDNMSEEQIKKIVEHCKETVKEKESKPTEEAYDKKYDFESGSEQKSDNPVDMETSPAEEPQENESTKKNEKKERKKNKEKKEKKTKKDKQLKEKKGEKVVDKMEEDIVETIENVYQPPPSILKETEMKAQQATFSKPLVKLSDADLRKTCEPFLQDGSCSEVTPKLMKCRECRMTPTQRGKTVPNIFCRFYAFRRLKYSQRGFVTIDGFSELSDAEQDDIDPWIPKSPIIEPKIDVDMARFIINRIGDNFCELVQQERDAQICAGDNAKIAWKRAVTGVREMCDVCDTTLFNMHWVCRKCGFVVCLDCYKVKSQSGEESDSDSDSDVGSHGSGGGEEEKRKWLTCSANRQPHNVDKLMLTQIIPSDALWEVGRLVHEVRDKWGMAKTCPCSPKVNAKKNGIKNEISEAIKHLSPKKKLVNGVNNEEEKGKTKNGNIKNSVYNPDNTSPLSLLADVASMDSEKTRDRSESPLLNKKGDGKNGKSYNPITEPVSPGSSEKKLPSSCSTLRELLTKTAGGKVKNNSETNKKKSKNVNSSLNDIIKNVVEKKTPKDYEKAGEILAGTECEKPMKLLHYTPKVSSHMLVRETPIIVHNLTETSVIYADVPHSWLCDGRLLRLHDSRHRGNQKIFMEQWRRGQPVLVSGVDKYINHDLWKPAFYTKHFGEVENDLINCRTSCLVVGHPMKHFWDGFGCVEERLVDENGTPMLLKLKDWPPGDDFSDVLPQQFADLMQALPLPEYTRRDGKLNLVARLPDFLVKPDLGPKMYIAYGSAQHPQEGTTNLHLDVSDATNVMVHVGYLDEEERGFVEKDAETIKAMEMAQCDPITKRRIREVRETPGALWHIFDAVDADKIRDFLNKVAKERGEEIEQHHDPIHDQSWYLDEELRERLACEYGVLGYTILQCLGDAIFIPAGAPHQVRNLNNCIKVAEDFVSPENIHHCFQLTQEFRDLSSGHSNHEDKLQIKNIVYHAVKDSSAVLMEAEPEDYED; encoded by the exons ATGCAGGACGGATACCAGTATACATCTAATACTAACTACCGCCCTAAATACACG GCTGCTCAGACGGGTATGTGGCCCCAGCCGTCCATCACCCTGGGTACGGGGAAGCCCAAGACAGAGCACCCAAGCCCCCACCACCCCGCCCATCCCTCGCCCCAGCACCTTGCCACCATACAGGGCGATATACAGCCAGAGCAGAAAATTAAACAG GAGCAGCAGCTGGAGACTGACGGGAAGATAGCGGAGATGATGCGTCGACAAGAGGAGATGGTCCACCGCAAACACAAGGAACTCATGTACCAACAGGAAGAGTTCATCAAGCAACAGCAGCAGCGTTACCACCGCCGTGGGGATGAGAAACCAGACATAAAACATGACGTGAAGCCCTCCGTGTACCCAGGACACATTCAACCCAAGGTGGAGCCCGGCAATGTGGCAGGCATTAAGCAGGAAGTGGGTACGGCAAGCTTCAGCTTGTATGGCTACCAGCCGGAGAAGTTTTCATACATCTCGGCGGATCAGTTGCAATCTTATGAACATTCAAAACTGGGGAGGTCACAGTCACCAAAGAAAGGGTTATCAGTGCCACCTCCCTTGATAAAAGACACAAAACCCCACAGTTCTGTGATAGTAGAAAACAAGCGTGAGACTGTAAAGTCATCCAGTCCTCATGGCGGCCACTATCCGCCCTCCCACATGTCTCCTCACCCCCAGCCAAAGCCGGCCCATACCCCTGAAAGAAGCATGGACAGGCCTCGCTCCAGCAATTCCAGCCCTGGGTCCCATGGCATGAGCCCAGCCCTGGCCCACCAGCATAATCTCATAAGGGGTGACCCTTCCCGGCAACCCACTTCAAGATCTCAAAGCCCGCTACGGATTGCGAGCCCCCAGCAGCTCTCTGCTGCAGTCATGCAGCCTATGGACTATCGCTGTAGCCCAAATGTGAATAAAAACCGAGGCAGCCCAGGCTCCAACACGAGCCCACACCATTCTAGTTCAAATTCCGCAGCATTCTCCCCAGCAATAGCCCAACCCCCAGTGTCATTACCTCACTCAGTTAGTTACACATATGGACTAATCACACAAGGACTTGTTCCTAATCCCATCTATTCCACTAATTCCAAGAACCCGGCAGAGTCTCAGAGAACAGTTTCTGTGACGGGCACTGCCCAGGTACCTAGAGCTGCCCAGTCGCCCAGCTTCAGCCCCCAGGGTCAAACAGGGGGCACAAAGAGAAAAGGGCAGAAAGAGGGGGCGACTAGGAAGAGACAGAAGGGTGGGGATAATCAGTCACAGTCAAGCAACAACCCTCTCAACTTGACTGTCCCAAATACCACACCACAGATAGTCTCTAATCCCTCGCCCTACACCACAAGTAGTGGAAACACTCCATCATCAGCAATGCATGTGTCACAAGCTAACCCTGGCACAGCCACAACTGTGACACAAGTGGTCAACCATAGACTTGGTGGTCTTACAGGGTTCATGGatagttttaaatcatttgttgaGAACACTGTTCAGAATGCTTTCATGTCTGACCCTGACCTGGCAAAGAAAGACGGGCAGATGAAAAAGCCGACTCCAGAGCAATTAAAAGAACTGGAACAGCAGTTTGTTGCTCAGAAAGGCCAGCCATACAAACCCAAGTCAAGTCTGGAACGGTCGAGTACTCCTGTCACAGCACAGCAAGCCAACACCAGTCAGGAGGGGGCTGCAAATCTTCCACATAACGCCAGTAGTTCCAACCTTTTCTTGGCCGATACTCGACCGGCAAATGGACAAGTGGATACAGATAGTGACACTCTCAGTGCTCCCAGCCCTCCCCCTCACTTAAAACAAGACGGTAATaacacaacacaaaacaaacccGCTGCCAAACACCCTAATCTGAAGAAAGCCTGGTTACAAAGGCATTCAGAGGATGACAAAAATGTGACCAAACCAGGAAACCCACTCCTGGCCACCCCAAATTCCAACCCAGTAATGTCGGACGGATCTAGTGGTAGTCCGACTGGGGAGGATAAAGACAATGTGAAAACTTGCTATGTGAACTGTTCCTACATATCACCAAGTAAGGACGGGGGCTCTAAATCGCCCATCAGTTCACTCCAAGGGGCCGTCCCTAACGGTCCAACAGAAGGCAAGGAGACCCCACCAGCTCTACCCCCAGCTCCAACAAATGATGGCGAGTCAACGACATCCGCATCAGAAGCAGAGACAACACAG aaCCCTGACGGTGGACCAAATGGTCGTAAGCGAGTAAAAAACAAGAAGGAGAAAGCTGTGAACCCAAAGAAAGCTAAGCTGGACCAACCCACAGAGGAAGTCAGCGTCAACAGCACGGCCATCGGGAAGAAAAAGACAAACCGAAGGAGCAAGGATGCTGCAAAAAATAAG GTTACCAATGACAACATGTCAGAAGAACAGATCAAGAAGATTGTTGAACACTGCAAGGAAACTGTGAAAGAGAAAGAATCCAAGCCAACAGAAGAGGCGtatgacaaaaaatatgacTTTGAGTCTGGTTCTGAGCAGAAGTCTGACAATCCTGTAGATATGGAAACCAGTCCAGCAGAGGAACCCCAAGAAAATGAATCTACCAAAAAGAATGAGAAAAAAGAACGCAAGAAAAATAAGGAGAAGAAAGAAAAGAAGACAAAGAAGGATAAACAGCTGAAAGAAAAGAAAGGGGAGAAAGTTGTGGATAAGATGGAAGAGGATATTGTAGAAACCATTGAAAATGTTTACCAGCCTCCGCCTTCTATACTGAAGGAAACAGAGATGAAAG CCCAGCAAGCAACATTTTCCAAACCATTGGTGAAGCTGTCAGATGCCGACTTGCGGAAGACATGTGAACCGTTTCTTCAAGATGGTTCATGCAGTGAGGTCACGCCCAAACTGATGAAGTGTCGCGAGTGCCGCATGACCCCAACACAGCGAGGGAAAACTGTACCCAACATCTTCTGCAGATTCTATGCATTTAGAAG GTTGAAATACAGTCAACGTGGCTTTGTGACCATCGATGGTTTTTCTGAGCTCAGCGATGCAGAGCAGGACGATATTGACCCTTGGATACCCAAGTCCCCGATAATCGAACCAAAAATTGACGTGGACATGGCTCGGTTTATAATCAATCGAATTGGTGACAATTTCTGCGAGCTTGTACAACAGGAGAGAGACGCCCAGATCTGCGCAGGAGATAATG CTAAGATTGCGTGGAAGCGAGCGGTCACAGGGGTGCGGGAGATGTGTGATGTTTGTGACACGACACTCTTCAACATGCACTGGGTGTGTCGCAAGTGTGGGTTCGTTGTCTGCCTCGATTGCTACAAG GTGAAGTCCCAGTCTGGTGAAGAGTCTGACTCCGACTCGGACTCGGATGTAGGGAGCCATGGTTCGGGTGGGGGTGAGGAAGAGAAACGCAAGTGGCTCACGTGCAGTGCCAACCGTCAGCCTCACAACGTAGACAAACTCATGCTCACACAGATTATACCCTCGGATG CTTTATGGGAAGTTGGCCGACTGGTGCACGAAGTTAGAGACAAGTGGGGTATGGCAAAAACCTGCCCATGCAGTCCAAAGGTGAATGCCAAGAAAAACGGCATTAAAAACGAGATCTCGGAAGCCATCAAACATTTATCTCCCAAGAAGAAGCTTGTGAATGGTGTCAATAACGAGGAAGAGAAGGGTAAAACAAAGAACGGCAATATTAAAAACTCTGTGTACAATCCAGACAATACATCTCCACTTAGTCTACTGGCCGATGTGGCCTCGATGGATTCGGAGAAAACTAGGGACCGAAGTGAATCCCCTCTCTTGAATAAAAAGGGGGATGGAAAGAATGGGAAGTCGTATAATCCTATCACTGAACCTGTGTCACCAGGCAGTAGTGAGAAAAAGTTACCATCCAGTTGTTCAACTCTTAGAGAACTCTTAACGAAGACAGCAGGGGGCAAAGTGAAAAATAATTCTGAAACCAATAAGAAAAAGTCCAAAAATGTGAATTCTTCATTAAATGACATTATCAAAAATGTAGTGGAGAAAAAGACACCAAAAGACTATGAGAAGGCCGGAGAAATTCTGGCTGGAACTGAATGTGAAAAACCAATGAAATTGCTTCATTACACCCCAAAGGTGAGCAGTCACATGTTAGTTAGAGAAACACCAATAATTGTTCACAACCTCACGGAAACCAGTGTGATCTATGCGGATGTGCCCCATTCCTGGTTGTGTGATGGCCGTCTATTGCGTCTTCATGACTCCCGTCACCGTGGTAACCAGAAGATCTTCATGGAACAGTGGCGCCGAGGTCAGCCTGTGCTCGTATCTGGAGTGGACAAATAcatcaaccatgacctctggAAGCCAGCATTCTACACCAAACACTTTGGGGAGGTAGAAAATGACCTTATCAACTGCAGAACAAGCTGCCTGGTGGTTGGACATCCCATGAAGCACTTCTGGGATGGCTTTGGTTGTGTGGAAG AGCGTCTTGTAGACGAGAATGGTACGCCAATGTTGTTGAAGCTGAAGGACTGGCCGCCAGGAGACGACTTTAGTGATGTGTTGCCCCAACAGTTTGCTGACCTCATGCAGGCCCTCCCGCTCCCTGAGTATACGCGTAGGGATGGCAAACTCAACCTGGTTGCCCGCCTTCCAGACTTCCTCGTAAAGCCCGACCTTGGGCCCAAGATGTACATTGCTTATG GTTCCGCCCAGCACCCCCAGGAGGGCACCACAAACCTCCATCTTGACGTGTCAGATGCCACCAATGTCATGGTGCATGTCGGCTACCTGGACGAGGAGGAGCGTGGCTTTGTAGAGAAGGATGCAGAGACCATCAAGGCCATGGAGATGGCCCAGTGTGATCCCATCACCAAACGTCGCATCCGTGAGGTCCGTGAAACGCCGGGCGCTCTCTGGCACATATTTGACGCAGTTGATGCTGACAAAATTAGGGATTTTCTGAATAAG GTGGCTAAGGAGCGAGGAGAGGAAATCGAACAGCACCATGACCCGATACACGACCAATCCTGGTACCTAGATGAGGAACTGAGGGAACGTCTAGCCTGCGAGTACGGTGTCCTCGGTTACACCATCCTCCAGTGCCTAGGGGACGCCATCTTCATCCCTGCGGGTGCCCCGCATCAGGTTCGCAACCTCAACAACTGCATCAAGGTCGCAGAGGACTTTGTCTCCCCTGAAAACATTCACCACTGTTTTCAGCTGACTCAAGAATTCCGAGATCTCTCCTCGGGTCACTCAAATCATGAGGATAAGCTACAGATTAAGAATATAGTTTACCATGCTGTGAAAGACTCCTCCGCTGTGCTAATGGAGGCCGAACCAGAGGATTATGAGGACTGA